The following coding sequences lie in one Peribacillus frigoritolerans genomic window:
- a CDS encoding glycerophosphodiester phosphodiesterase, whose product MILQNILIFAHRGSKGTHPENTMAAFQKAAEIGAEGIEFDVHLSSDGELVIIHDETLDRTTTLTGYVKDHSGQKLKTADAGSKFSNEFLGEQIPFLMDVFDWAIGNALLMNIEIKTDKLAYEGIEQKIIDLIRQYGMENRVILSSFNHKSIEKVKILAPDLERALLFEGLPENFEEILRDKKESGFHPDKNSLTPAVREKAKKLGYKIRPWVANDEADIVRLAELGVDVIMTDFPEKAIKILKAWQSHG is encoded by the coding sequence ATGATTTTGCAAAACATACTGATTTTCGCTCATAGAGGTTCCAAGGGGACGCATCCTGAAAATACCATGGCTGCATTTCAAAAGGCGGCAGAAATCGGTGCCGAGGGGATCGAGTTCGACGTCCATCTCAGTTCTGATGGTGAATTGGTCATCATCCATGATGAAACATTAGATCGAACGACCACCCTTACTGGTTATGTAAAGGATCATTCGGGACAAAAACTGAAAACGGCTGATGCCGGGAGTAAATTTTCCAATGAATTCCTTGGGGAGCAGATCCCTTTTTTAATGGACGTTTTCGACTGGGCTATAGGAAATGCTTTATTGATGAATATCGAAATCAAAACGGATAAACTCGCTTACGAAGGAATTGAACAGAAGATAATTGATTTAATTCGTCAATATGGAATGGAAAATCGGGTGATCCTCTCTTCCTTCAACCATAAATCCATTGAAAAAGTGAAGATACTTGCCCCAGATCTTGAACGTGCATTATTGTTCGAGGGACTACCTGAAAACTTCGAAGAAATCTTACGTGATAAAAAGGAATCGGGTTTTCATCCAGATAAAAACAGCCTGACTCCAGCAGTTAGAGAAAAAGCGAAAAAACTTGGATATAAAATCCGGCCTTGGGTCGCCAATGATGAAGCCGACATCGTCAGGCTGGCAGAGTTGGGAGTCGACGTCATCATGACCGATTTCCCTGAAAAGGCAATCAAGATTTTAAAAGCTTGGCAGTCACATGGCTGA
- a CDS encoding YugN-like family protein gives MIKISSQLEGKTFGLFDLETKLKPVGYAIGGGWDYDHGSFDYKIDDSDGYQFLRVPFKAVDGSLDQDGVMVELLQPFLLSHKYEDGIDDEGNIGNLSASFNQFAEPENPDAEFPENYISLGKTLVRDLEKLLLH, from the coding sequence ATGATTAAAATTTCTTCTCAATTGGAAGGGAAAACATTCGGTTTGTTCGATCTGGAGACGAAGTTAAAACCGGTAGGATATGCGATTGGCGGAGGATGGGATTATGACCACGGGTCTTTTGATTATAAGATTGATGACAGTGATGGCTACCAATTCTTGAGAGTCCCTTTCAAGGCTGTTGATGGTTCACTCGATCAGGACGGGGTAATGGTCGAACTCTTACAACCGTTTTTGTTATCTCATAAGTACGAGGACGGGATCGACGATGAAGGAAATATCGGAAACCTCTCCGCTTCCTTCAATCAGTTTGCCGAGCCTGAAAATCCGGATGCTGAATTTCCGGAAAACTATATCTCATTAGGAAAAACGCTTGTCCGTGATTTGGAAAAGCTTTTATTACATTAA
- the yugI gene encoding S1 domain-containing post-transcriptional regulator GSP13 — MSEKFEIGAVVAGKVTGIQPYGAFVALDDSTQGLVHISEITHGFVKDINEHLKVGDEVKVKVLSIDSAAGKIGLSIRATEEAPERTEAPKKAPKKRQASVKATSHIESTEGFNTLKDKLQEWIEQSQREDLIKK, encoded by the coding sequence ATGTCTGAAAAATTCGAAATTGGTGCGGTAGTTGCTGGTAAAGTTACTGGTATTCAACCATACGGTGCATTTGTTGCTCTAGATGATTCAACTCAAGGTTTAGTTCATATTTCTGAAATTACTCACGGCTTCGTTAAAGATATCAACGAACATTTAAAAGTGGGCGATGAAGTGAAAGTTAAAGTTCTTTCCATCGATTCAGCTGCTGGAAAAATCGGCTTATCGATCCGCGCTACAGAAGAAGCTCCTGAGCGTACTGAAGCTCCGAAAAAAGCTCCGAAAAAACGCCAAGCATCTGTTAAAGCGACATCTCACATCGAATCTACTGAAGGTTTCAACACATTGAAAGACAAACTTCAAGAGTGGATTGAACAATCTCAACGCGAAGACTTAATCAAAAAATAA
- a CDS encoding potassium channel family protein — translation MIRIGPYISTVPRFPRFIRLLSIIALFLLSFGVLIHIVEPKRFPTLLDGIWWAIVTMSTVGYGDFTPVTNLGKIIGMVLILSGAGLITSYFAYIAKISISNEQQFLTGKKVFSGGGHIIIVGWNGRSKRIIQNIHDRKHHQSIVLIDDTLQKHPLPRTNIHFIQGKATLDSVLQKANIKQAMRVLITADLKQDELQTDMFSILTLLAVKGLNPHVYCLVEILTHEQKENALRAGADGIVETNKFASEYMQDCLSKGIMTEAREQNERDGLSLKQLPIQDDWVELTFKQLNVKLFDQDILLVGIISGGKTLIKPPGDVIIHRDDTLLIIED, via the coding sequence ATGATTCGAATCGGTCCATACATCAGTACCGTTCCCAGATTCCCGCGTTTCATCAGATTGCTTTCCATCATCGCATTATTTTTACTTTCATTCGGGGTCTTGATCCACATTGTGGAGCCGAAGAGATTCCCCACCTTACTTGATGGCATCTGGTGGGCAATCGTGACGATGTCAACGGTCGGTTATGGAGATTTCACTCCCGTGACCAATCTTGGTAAAATCATTGGGATGGTCCTCATTTTGTCAGGCGCTGGCCTGATTACCTCTTATTTTGCGTACATCGCTAAAATTTCCATATCCAATGAACAGCAATTTCTAACAGGAAAGAAAGTATTCAGCGGCGGCGGACATATTATCATTGTGGGCTGGAATGGCCGTTCCAAGAGAATCATCCAAAACATTCATGATCGTAAGCACCATCAATCCATTGTCCTTATCGATGATACACTGCAAAAGCACCCGCTTCCAAGAACGAATATCCACTTTATCCAAGGAAAAGCTACATTGGATTCCGTTTTACAGAAAGCCAATATTAAACAAGCCATGCGCGTCCTGATCACGGCTGATCTTAAACAAGACGAGCTGCAAACGGATATGTTCTCGATATTAACGTTACTGGCAGTCAAAGGGCTGAATCCGCATGTGTATTGTCTCGTGGAAATATTGACACATGAACAAAAGGAAAATGCTTTACGGGCTGGGGCGGACGGTATAGTCGAAACGAATAAATTCGCGAGTGAATATATGCAGGATTGCTTATCGAAGGGGATCATGACGGAAGCCAGAGAACAAAATGAGCGGGATGGATTGAGCCTCAAACAGCTGCCCATCCAGGATGACTGGGTGGAATTGACGTTCAAACAGTTGAACGTTAAGCTATTCGATCAAGACATTTTATTGGTTGGCATTATTTCAGGAGGCAAGACCTTAATCAAGCCCCCCGGAGATGTAATCATACATCGTGATGACACCCTGCTCATCATTGAAGATTAA
- a CDS encoding sodium-dependent transporter, which produces MSKQDQWTSKLGFILAAAGSAIGLGAIWKLPYMTGLNGGGVFFLLFILFTLLIGAPILIAEFTIGRNAQKDAISAYKHIAPGKPWALIGYGGVVASIILLSFFSVVGGWIISYLARSFTGSLSNLTQEEYGNFFNKIISNPYETVIAQLLFMVFTIWVVQGGVSKGIEKANKYMMPSLFILFIILLIRSLTLDGAMEGVKFFLKPDFSALTGETILLALGQSFFALSVGVSVMVTYASYLSKKEDITKSAFSVVGLNIFISLLAGLVIFPAVFALGFSPSSGPGLVFVVLPAVFNEMALGGIFMFIFFILLLFATLTTAFSILEIVVAAMIKGDAAKRKKASWIAGITVFLIGIPSALSFGVLSDVKIFNLSIFDFADYLTSNIALPVGALFISLFIGYQMKRIEVQKEFESGADSGRSLFKLWYFLIRYIVPIMIILVFLKSTNLI; this is translated from the coding sequence ATGTCAAAACAAGATCAATGGACTTCAAAACTTGGGTTCATCCTGGCAGCCGCAGGATCCGCTATTGGATTGGGCGCCATTTGGAAGCTCCCATATATGACTGGGCTAAATGGAGGAGGGGTCTTTTTCCTGCTCTTCATTTTATTCACCCTGCTTATCGGGGCACCGATATTAATAGCCGAATTCACGATTGGCCGCAATGCACAGAAAGATGCCATTAGCGCATATAAACATATCGCCCCGGGGAAGCCTTGGGCATTGATCGGATATGGCGGTGTCGTCGCTTCCATCATTCTGCTTTCCTTCTTCAGTGTTGTTGGAGGCTGGATCATCTCTTATTTAGCCAGAAGCTTTACAGGTTCCCTCTCAAACTTGACGCAAGAAGAATATGGAAACTTCTTCAATAAGATAATCAGTAATCCTTATGAAACGGTCATCGCTCAGTTATTATTCATGGTCTTTACCATTTGGGTCGTGCAAGGCGGCGTTTCCAAGGGAATTGAAAAGGCGAATAAATATATGATGCCTTCCTTGTTCATCCTTTTCATCATTCTTCTTATCCGTTCCTTGACTCTGGATGGAGCGATGGAGGGTGTTAAATTCTTCTTGAAGCCGGACTTTTCCGCATTAACAGGGGAAACGATCCTATTGGCACTGGGCCAATCCTTCTTTGCACTAAGTGTCGGTGTTTCCGTGATGGTAACCTACGCATCCTATTTAAGCAAAAAAGAAGATATTACAAAATCGGCCTTTTCGGTAGTTGGACTGAATATCTTCATTTCCTTGCTGGCTGGTTTGGTCATCTTCCCGGCTGTTTTCGCACTAGGCTTCAGTCCTTCAAGCGGGCCTGGATTAGTATTTGTCGTGTTGCCAGCCGTTTTCAATGAAATGGCGCTTGGCGGGATTTTCATGTTCATTTTCTTCATATTATTATTATTTGCCACCCTTACGACGGCATTCTCCATTCTTGAAATCGTCGTTGCCGCCATGATCAAGGGTGATGCTGCAAAGCGTAAGAAGGCTTCTTGGATAGCTGGTATCACCGTTTTCTTAATTGGGATTCCAAGCGCATTATCATTCGGGGTGCTTTCGGATGTGAAGATTTTCAATTTATCCATATTCGATTTCGCTGATTATCTGACAAGCAATATCGCGCTGCCAGTCGGCGCATTGTTCATATCCCTTTTCATCGGCTATCAAATGAAAAGGATCGAGGTACAAAAAGAGTTCGAATCCGGCGCTGATTCAGGCCGATCACTTTTTAAACTTTGGTACTTCCTGATTCGCTACATCGTGCCGATCATGATCATACTCGTATTCCTTAAGTCAACTAATCTCATTTAA
- a CDS encoding glycoside hydrolase family 18 protein: MQIHVVRPGQTLYGIAQTYSVTVDRLVESNKIPNPNNLVSGQALVIPIVGSYYFVQPGDSLYSISQRVDVPVQELANINGISENQILSVGYRLYIPARRKRTAEFNGYVEPRGTTVAPALETAAREAAPYLTYLAPFSFQALRDGSLKEPLLNDFPAIARENKNVLMMVITNQENDQFSDELGRIILTNTSVQNKFLNNIVTTAKKYGFRDIHFDFEYLRPADREAYNQFLRKARDRFKKEGWFISTALAPKTSAEQKGRWYEAHDYKAHGEIVDFVIIMTYEWGYSGGPPMAVSPIGPVRDVLEYAVTDIPSNKILMGQNLYGYDWTLPFVQGTTARAVSPQQAIQLAADNDVSIEYDETAQAPHFNYTDIEDRQHEVWFEDARSIQAKFDLLKELNLRGMSYWKLGLAFPQNWLLISDNFNVRRRV; encoded by the coding sequence TTGCAAATACATGTGGTTAGGCCAGGCCAGACGTTATATGGCATCGCCCAGACGTACAGCGTAACCGTTGACAGGCTAGTTGAATCAAATAAGATCCCTAACCCAAATAATCTTGTTTCGGGGCAGGCCCTTGTCATTCCAATCGTCGGCAGTTATTATTTCGTTCAACCGGGTGATAGTCTTTATTCCATTTCCCAAAGGGTTGATGTCCCTGTTCAAGAATTGGCAAATATAAATGGCATTTCCGAAAATCAAATCCTATCAGTTGGATACCGGCTCTATATTCCGGCACGGAGGAAAAGGACCGCCGAATTTAACGGCTATGTCGAGCCGAGGGGTACGACGGTTGCACCGGCCCTTGAAACGGCTGCCAGGGAAGCTGCGCCCTATTTAACCTACCTAGCCCCTTTCAGCTTCCAGGCGCTGCGAGACGGCTCCTTAAAAGAGCCATTACTCAATGACTTCCCTGCCATCGCCAGAGAAAATAAAAATGTCCTGATGATGGTGATCACGAATCAGGAGAATGACCAATTCAGCGATGAGCTCGGGCGAATCATCTTAACGAATACTTCCGTTCAGAATAAGTTCCTGAACAATATTGTTACAACGGCTAAGAAATATGGTTTCCGCGATATCCACTTTGACTTTGAGTATTTACGGCCGGCCGACAGAGAAGCCTATAATCAATTTCTCCGAAAAGCCAGGGATCGCTTCAAGAAGGAAGGATGGTTCATTTCCACGGCACTGGCCCCTAAAACAAGTGCTGAGCAAAAAGGCCGCTGGTATGAAGCCCATGACTATAAAGCACATGGTGAAATCGTCGACTTCGTCATCATCATGACATATGAATGGGGATATAGCGGCGGACCCCCAATGGCAGTTTCACCTATTGGACCTGTTCGGGATGTTCTCGAATATGCCGTCACCGATATTCCTTCCAACAAGATCCTGATGGGGCAAAATCTATATGGCTATGATTGGACCCTGCCTTTTGTACAGGGAACCACTGCCAGGGCCGTGAGTCCGCAGCAGGCCATCCAGCTTGCGGCGGACAATGATGTTTCCATCGAGTATGATGAAACCGCACAGGCGCCGCACTTCAATTATACCGATATTGAGGATAGGCAGCATGAGGTGTGGTTTGAAGATGCCAGATCCATTCAGGCAAAATTCGATTTACTCAAAGAATTGAACCTAAGGGGAATGAGTTATTGGAAGCTCGGCCTAGCCTTCCCTCAAAACTGGCTGCTCATCAGTGATAACTTCAACGTACGGAGAAGGGTTTAA
- a CDS encoding APC family permease — protein sequence MGNDQLKKTIGFWVGTSIVVGTVIGSGIFMRPGDVLELSGNSTMALLAWLIGGLITLASGLTIAEVSTRIPKTGGLYVYMEEVYGKAWGFLCGWVQTLVYGPAVMGALSLYFGILVAGIFKIAPGYTLAIGIFTIVFIAGMNLLGTKYGGIIQTLSTVAKLIPIIFIAVFGIAQGDMPVFNMNSESSMKISMAGAILATLWAYDGWMNVGFMAGEMKNPQKTLPRAIITGLVVVMVAYLAVNLAMLHVLGAEGVIAHGTNAANVAATLLFGELGGKLISIGIAISIFGCLNGKLLTFPRITLAMATDKMIPGHKQIGKISPKFKTPINATVLQVIIAIIMMVATDPDKLTNMAVFSVFCFYGLAFFAVFILRRKDPDAKTYKVPFYPFIPIVAIAGAIYIVLSTLIQTPLNALYSVIILIIGMPVYWLLKKSERDGKRSN from the coding sequence ATGGGAAATGACCAATTGAAGAAAACGATTGGCTTTTGGGTTGGAACATCTATTGTAGTTGGTACAGTTATCGGTTCTGGTATTTTCATGAGACCTGGTGACGTGCTTGAGTTAAGCGGTAATTCAACCATGGCCTTGTTAGCTTGGCTGATAGGCGGTCTGATTACCCTTGCAAGTGGGTTGACGATTGCGGAAGTGAGTACACGGATTCCTAAAACTGGCGGCTTATATGTCTATATGGAAGAAGTGTACGGAAAAGCATGGGGATTCCTATGCGGCTGGGTTCAGACATTGGTATACGGACCTGCAGTCATGGGCGCACTCAGCTTATACTTCGGGATATTAGTTGCAGGAATATTTAAGATCGCTCCAGGCTACACTTTGGCGATAGGGATTTTTACGATCGTATTTATAGCAGGCATGAATCTTCTGGGGACAAAATACGGCGGTATCATCCAAACCTTATCGACCGTTGCTAAATTGATCCCAATCATTTTCATAGCGGTGTTCGGTATCGCACAAGGTGATATGCCTGTATTCAATATGAATAGTGAAAGTTCAATGAAAATCAGTATGGCCGGTGCGATTTTGGCTACGCTTTGGGCGTATGATGGCTGGATGAATGTCGGCTTCATGGCAGGGGAAATGAAAAACCCACAGAAAACATTGCCGCGGGCAATCATAACGGGATTAGTCGTGGTCATGGTCGCTTACTTGGCTGTGAACCTTGCCATGCTTCATGTATTGGGGGCAGAGGGAGTCATTGCGCATGGTACGAATGCAGCGAATGTTGCAGCAACGCTTTTATTCGGTGAATTGGGCGGGAAATTGATATCGATCGGAATAGCAATTTCAATCTTCGGTTGCTTGAACGGAAAGCTTTTGACCTTTCCGCGCATTACCTTGGCGATGGCGACTGATAAAATGATACCAGGCCATAAACAAATCGGAAAAATATCGCCCAAGTTTAAAACGCCTATAAATGCGACGGTATTGCAAGTGATCATTGCAATCATCATGATGGTTGCAACAGACCCTGACAAACTTACCAATATGGCTGTTTTCTCTGTCTTCTGTTTTTATGGATTAGCCTTCTTTGCGGTCTTCATCTTACGCAGAAAAGATCCGGATGCAAAAACGTATAAAGTGCCGTTTTACCCATTCATCCCCATCGTGGCGATTGCTGGTGCAATATATATTGTTTTAAGCACATTAATCCAAACACCTTTAAATGCCCTGTACTCAGTGATCATCCTCATTATCGGTATGCCAGTGTACTGGCTCCTGAAGAAAAGTGAGCGGGATGGTAAACGTTCAAATTAA
- a CDS encoding alpha/beta-type small acid-soluble spore protein: MANNNNSNQLLVSGAEQALQQMKNEIASEFGVNLGADTTSRANGSVGGEITKRLVQMAEQQLGGSNFSR; encoded by the coding sequence ATGGCAAACAACAATAACAGCAATCAACTTTTAGTATCTGGTGCAGAACAAGCTCTACAACAAATGAAAAATGAAATCGCTAGTGAATTTGGTGTAAACCTAGGTGCTGACACTACTTCTCGCGCTAACGGATCTGTTGGTGGGGAAATCACAAAACGTTTGGTTCAAATGGCTGAACAACAACTAGGCGGTTCAAACTTTTCTCGTTAA
- a CDS encoding undecaprenyl-diphosphate phosphatase — protein sequence MNMWEIFVAVILGLVEGLTEFAPVSSTGHMIIVDDLWLNSKELFGSEVANAFKVVIQLGSILAVVVLFWGRFMDLLGLRKLKGTSAVNGPKLNLLQVIVGLLPAGVLGLLFEDYIDDHLFTMKTVIVGLFLGAFLMIAADKFRPKLTAETVDQITYKQAFGVGLIQCLSLWPGFSRSGSTISGGVLLGMSYRAASDFTFIMAVPIMAGASLLKIVKYWEHFTPEVLPFFIAGFISAFIFALFCIRFFLILINKVKLTPFAIYRIVLAVVLLFIIW from the coding sequence ATGAATATGTGGGAAATTTTTGTTGCAGTTATTCTTGGTCTTGTAGAAGGATTAACTGAATTTGCTCCTGTATCGTCTACAGGGCATATGATTATCGTCGATGATTTATGGCTGAATTCGAAAGAGCTTTTCGGGAGTGAAGTGGCCAATGCCTTCAAGGTAGTCATCCAACTTGGTTCGATACTAGCTGTAGTCGTGCTCTTCTGGGGACGATTCATGGACTTGCTTGGTTTAAGGAAGCTGAAAGGCACATCTGCTGTGAACGGTCCAAAGCTTAACCTATTGCAGGTTATCGTCGGCTTGTTACCGGCTGGCGTTTTAGGTCTATTATTCGAAGATTACATTGATGATCATTTATTTACGATGAAGACGGTTATCGTCGGCTTGTTCTTGGGTGCGTTTTTGATGATTGCTGCGGATAAATTCCGTCCAAAGCTGACTGCAGAAACGGTTGACCAAATCACTTATAAACAAGCCTTCGGTGTAGGGTTAATTCAATGTTTGTCACTATGGCCGGGATTCTCGCGTTCAGGCTCGACCATTTCCGGTGGAGTGCTATTGGGAATGAGCTACCGGGCGGCTTCCGATTTCACGTTCATCATGGCAGTGCCGATCATGGCTGGTGCCAGTTTGTTGAAAATCGTGAAATACTGGGAACACTTCACACCTGAAGTTCTGCCATTCTTTATTGCAGGTTTCATCAGTGCATTTATCTTTGCATTATTCTGTATCCGCTTTTTCCTGATTTTAATCAATAAAGTTAAATTGACTCCTTTTGCCATTTACCGGATCGTCTTGGCGGTTGTGCTTCTATTCATTATTTGGTAA
- a CDS encoding glucose-6-phosphate isomerase, with protein MAHIRFDYSKALPFFGEHEITYLQDAVKVAHHSLHEQTGAGNEYLGWLDLPANYDKEEFSRIKKAAAKIKEDSDVLLVIGIGGSYLGARAAVEMLQHSFYNILPSDKRNAPQILFVGNNISSTYMQDVMDLLENRDFSINVISKSGTTTEPALAFRIFRKLLEQKYGVEEAKSRIYATTDKEKGALKTVATEEGFQTFVIPDDVGGRYSVLTAVGLLPIAVSGADIDQIMEGAERARADFSSSELGENQAYQYAAVRNILYNKGKTIEMLINYEPGLQYFSEWWKQLFGESEGKDQKGIFPSSANFSTDLHSLGQYVQEGRRDLFETVIKVEKARHEILVEEAANDLDGLNYLSGETVQFVNNKAFEGTLLAHTDGGVPNLIVTVPQLDAYTFGYLVYFFEKACAMSGYLLGVNPFDQPGVEAYKVNMFALLGKPGYEKKKAELEQRL; from the coding sequence ATGGCCCATATTCGTTTCGATTATTCAAAAGCCCTGCCGTTTTTCGGGGAGCATGAAATTACTTATTTACAGGATGCTGTAAAAGTGGCACACCATTCCCTGCATGAGCAGACAGGGGCAGGCAATGAATATCTTGGCTGGCTTGATTTACCCGCCAATTATGATAAAGAAGAGTTCTCAAGGATCAAGAAAGCGGCAGCTAAAATAAAAGAAGATTCAGATGTGCTGCTGGTTATCGGTATCGGCGGATCATACCTGGGAGCACGAGCGGCAGTTGAGATGCTTCAACATAGTTTTTATAACATTTTACCGTCGGATAAAAGAAATGCACCGCAAATTTTATTTGTGGGTAATAATATAAGCTCTACATATATGCAGGACGTAATGGACCTATTGGAAAATAGGGATTTCTCGATCAATGTCATCTCTAAATCCGGTACGACCACGGAGCCTGCTCTGGCCTTCAGGATTTTCCGGAAACTGCTGGAACAAAAATACGGTGTTGAAGAAGCTAAGAGCCGCATTTATGCGACCACTGATAAAGAAAAGGGCGCATTAAAAACGGTAGCAACGGAGGAAGGTTTCCAAACTTTCGTCATTCCTGATGATGTTGGCGGACGTTACTCGGTCTTAACGGCTGTAGGACTGCTTCCGATTGCGGTCAGCGGGGCGGATATCGATCAAATCATGGAGGGAGCCGAGCGTGCTAGGGCGGACTTCAGTTCTTCCGAGCTAGGTGAGAATCAGGCTTACCAATATGCGGCGGTTCGGAATATCCTTTACAATAAAGGGAAAACGATTGAAATGCTGATAAACTATGAGCCTGGACTTCAATACTTCTCTGAGTGGTGGAAACAGTTATTTGGAGAAAGTGAAGGAAAGGATCAAAAAGGGATATTTCCTTCATCGGCTAACTTCTCGACCGACCTTCATTCATTAGGGCAGTATGTTCAGGAAGGACGGCGTGACCTTTTTGAAACAGTCATCAAGGTGGAAAAGGCCCGTCATGAAATATTGGTTGAAGAAGCGGCCAATGACTTGGACGGCCTGAATTACCTATCAGGTGAAACGGTACAATTCGTGAATAATAAAGCATTTGAGGGTACGCTGTTAGCCCATACGGACGGTGGCGTTCCAAACCTGATCGTAACGGTTCCGCAACTCGATGCTTATACTTTTGGCTACCTGGTATATTTCTTCGAGAAAGCTTGTGCAATGAGCGGTTACTTACTGGGTGTAAATCCATTTGATCAGCCTGGAGTGGAAGCCTATAAGGTGAACATGTTTGCTCTTTTAGGCAAGCCTGGTTATGAAAAGAAAAAAGCTGAGCTCGAACAGCGCTTATAA
- a CDS encoding DUF378 domain-containing protein, with protein sequence MSGIQRTALVLTIIGAINWGLIGFFQFDLVASIFGGQDAGLARIVYGLVGIAGLINLGLLFKPSPEISREPETKPTR encoded by the coding sequence ATGAGTGGAATACAAAGAACTGCACTTGTTCTTACAATAATCGGGGCAATCAACTGGGGATTAATAGGTTTTTTCCAATTTGACTTGGTCGCTTCGATTTTCGGAGGGCAAGATGCTGGATTGGCCCGTATCGTTTATGGATTGGTTGGAATCGCCGGTCTCATTAATCTTGGTCTTCTCTTTAAACCAAGTCCTGAAATTTCCAGGGAGCCTGAAACCAAACCGACTCGTTGA
- a CDS encoding iron-containing alcohol dehydrogenase has product MENFTYKNPTKVIFGKGQLESLKTEIPAYGDKVLLVYGGGSIKKNGLYEKVVNALKEINAEVHELSGVEPNPRISTVRKGVDLCKENGIDFVLAVGGGSVIDATKAIVAGAKYEGDPWDLVIKKAPVEEALPFGTVLTLAATGSEANSGSVITNWETKEKYGWGSPLVFPQFSILDPENTFSVPKDQTVYGMVDMMSHVFETYFHPETHAPLQDRFCESLLSTVIETAPKLLEDLEDYEHRATILYAGNLALNGSLGVGYSGDWATHNIEHAVSAVYDIPHAGGLAILFPNWMKHVLQENVARFKQVAVRVFHVDPEGKTDEEAALEGIERLRSFWSSLGAPTNLSNYGIDDSQLEVMADKAMSRGEFGRFKVLNREDVLAILRASL; this is encoded by the coding sequence TTGGAGAATTTCACATATAAGAATCCTACTAAAGTAATTTTCGGGAAAGGTCAGCTTGAAAGCTTAAAAACTGAAATTCCTGCGTATGGCGATAAAGTTTTACTTGTATACGGTGGAGGAAGCATAAAGAAAAATGGTTTATATGAAAAAGTGGTCAATGCCTTGAAAGAGATCAATGCAGAGGTGCACGAACTTTCCGGAGTTGAACCGAATCCACGCATCTCGACAGTCCGGAAAGGTGTTGACCTTTGTAAAGAAAATGGTATCGACTTTGTCCTTGCTGTTGGAGGAGGAAGCGTTATAGACGCTACAAAGGCCATCGTTGCGGGTGCTAAATATGAGGGGGATCCATGGGATCTTGTCATCAAGAAGGCACCAGTCGAAGAGGCCCTTCCATTTGGAACGGTGCTGACTTTAGCTGCAACAGGCTCTGAGGCGAATTCCGGATCTGTCATAACAAACTGGGAAACGAAAGAGAAATACGGATGGGGAAGTCCATTGGTATTTCCGCAATTCTCCATTTTGGATCCTGAAAATACTTTTTCAGTACCGAAAGACCAGACGGTATACGGAATGGTCGATATGATGTCACATGTGTTCGAAACGTACTTCCACCCGGAAACGCATGCACCGCTGCAAGACCGTTTTTGTGAATCGCTGTTATCTACGGTGATTGAAACAGCACCTAAACTATTGGAAGACCTGGAGGATTATGAGCACCGGGCCACTATCCTGTATGCCGGAAACCTAGCCTTGAATGGGTCGCTTGGGGTTGGTTACAGCGGTGATTGGGCAACGCATAACATTGAACATGCCGTTTCAGCTGTTTATGATATCCCGCATGCAGGGGGATTGGCCATCTTATTCCCAAATTGGATGAAGCATGTGCTCCAAGAAAATGTCGCACGCTTTAAGCAAGTTGCAGTCCGTGTATTCCATGTAGATCCGGAAGGTAAAACGGATGAGGAAGCGGCCCTTGAAGGAATTGAAAGACTTAGGTCATTTTGGAGCAGCTTAGGGGCGCCGACCAATCTTTCGAATTATGGCATCGATGACTCACAATTGGAAGTCATGGCTGATAAAGCAATGAGCAGAGGGGAATTTGGACGATTCAAGGTCCTGAACCGTGAAGATGTCCTTGCCATTTTACGGGCTTCATTATAA